From Macaca fascicularis isolate 582-1 chromosome 14, T2T-MFA8v1.1, a single genomic window includes:
- the C14H11orf24 gene encoding uncharacterized protein C11orf24 homolog isoform X4, whose product MWTALVLIWIFSLSLSESHAASNDPRNFVPNKMWNGLVKRNASVETVDNKTSEDITMAATSPVTLTKGTSAAHLNSTEVTTEDTSRTDVSEPATSGGAADGAASNAPTTAASSTIAASSAPTTAASSAPTTLAPTTPTSTRWTPSTTATGHPSLSTALTQMPNSSTVPRTATPATLATHAQTVATTTNTSSPMSTRRSPSKHMPGDTTASPAAPTRPQAQGPISQVSVDQPVVNTTPEPTPTLTVVTTTKAQAQEPTASPVPVPHTSPIPEVEATSPTTQPSPTPYTQRAAGPGTPQAPEQAATEVTPGTDSTGPTPRSSGGPKMLATDSCQPSTQGQYLVVTTAPLTQAVVDKTILLVVLLLGVTLFITVLVLFALQAYESYKKKDYTQVDYLINGMYADSEM is encoded by the exons ATGTGGACAGCTCTTGTGCTCATTTGGATTTTTTCCTTGTCCTTATCGGAAAGCCATGCGGCATCCAATGATCCAC GCAACTTTGTCCCTAACAAAATGTGGAATGGATTAGTCAAGAGGAATGCATCTGTGGAAACAGTTGATAATAAAACGTCTGAGGATATAACCATGGCAGCAACTTCTCCTGTCACGTTGACCAAAGGGACTTCGGCAGCCCACCTCAACTCTACGGAAGTCACAACAGAGGACACAAGCAGGACAGACGTGAGTGAACCAGCAACTTCAGGAGGTGCAGCTGATGGTGCGGCCTCCAATGCTCCCACGACTGCAGCCTCCAGTACGATTGCAGCCTCCAGCGCTCCCACGACTGCAGCCTCCAGTGCTCCTACGACACTCGCACCCACCACGCCTACATCCACAAGGTGGACCCCATCCACTACCGCCACTGGGCATCCATCTCTCAGCACAGCCCTCACACAAATGCCAAATAGCAGCACGGTGCCAAGAACAGCAACCCCGGCCACGTTGGCCACACATGCTCAGACTGTGGCGACCACAACAAACACGAGCAGCCCCATGAGCACTCGGCGAAGTCCTTCCAAGCACATGCCTGGTGACACTACGGCAAGCCCTGCAGCCCCTACGCGTCCCCAAGCACAAGGTCCCATTAGCCAGGTGTCAGTGGACCAGCCTGTGGTTAACACAACCCCAgagcccacccccaccctcacagTGGTGACCACCACCAAGGCACAAGCCCAGGAACCAACTGCCAGCCCAGTGCCAGTGCCTCACACCAGCCCAATCCCTGAGGTGGAGGCCACGTCCCCCACGACACAGCCAAGCCCCACGCCATACACCCAGAGGGCCGCTGGGCCAGGCACACCCCAGGCACCAGAGCAGGCAGCGACTGAGGTCACGCCAGGTACTGATTCCACTGGGCCAACACCCAGGAGCTCAGGGGGCCCTAAGATGCTAGCCACGGACTCGTGCCAGCCCAGCACCCAAGGCCAGTACCTGGTGGTCACCACCGCGCCCCTCACCCAGGCCGTGGTGGACAAAACTATCCTCCTGGTGGTGCTGTTACTCGGGGTGACCCTTTTCATCACAGTCTTGGTTTTGTTTGCCCTGCAGGCCTATGAGAGCTATAAGAAGAAGGACTACACCCAGGTGGACTACTTAATCAATGGGATGTATGCGGACTCAGAAATGTGA
- the C14H11orf24 gene encoding uncharacterized protein C11orf24 homolog isoform X1 yields the protein MWTFFQTLDASVTRVESLPSSHMCHKGWHGPGVPHHVAFTPCKARPHPATQCQARSSPRRKMAQAGSMPLAAASGNFVPNKMWNGLVKRNASVETVDNKTSEDITMAATSPVTLTKGTSAAHLNSTEVTTEDTSRTDVSEPATSGGAADGAASNAPTTAASSTIAASSAPTTAASSAPTTLAPTTPTSTRWTPSTTATGHPSLSTALTQMPNSSTVPRTATPATLATHAQTVATTTNTSSPMSTRRSPSKHMPGDTTASPAAPTRPQAQGPISQVSVDQPVVNTTPEPTPTLTVVTTTKAQAQEPTASPVPVPHTSPIPEVEATSPTTQPSPTPYTQRAAGPGTPQAPEQAATEVTPGTDSTGPTPRSSGGPKMLATDSCQPSTQGQYLVVTTAPLTQAVVDKTILLVVLLLGVTLFITVLVLFALQAYESYKKKDYTQVDYLINGMYADSEM from the exons ATGTGGACTTTCTTTCAAACTCTAGATGCATCTGTTACCAGAGTGGAGAGTCTGCCTTCGTCTCACATGTGCCACAAAGGATGGCATGGCCCGGGAGTGCCCCACCACGTGGCTTTCACCCCCTGCAAAGCCAGACCTCACCCAGCGACACAGTGCCAAGCCCGCAGCTCTCCAAGGAGGAAGATGGCCCAGGCTGGGAGCATGCCCTTAGCAGCGGCCTCTG GCAACTTTGTCCCTAACAAAATGTGGAATGGATTAGTCAAGAGGAATGCATCTGTGGAAACAGTTGATAATAAAACGTCTGAGGATATAACCATGGCAGCAACTTCTCCTGTCACGTTGACCAAAGGGACTTCGGCAGCCCACCTCAACTCTACGGAAGTCACAACAGAGGACACAAGCAGGACAGACGTGAGTGAACCAGCAACTTCAGGAGGTGCAGCTGATGGTGCGGCCTCCAATGCTCCCACGACTGCAGCCTCCAGTACGATTGCAGCCTCCAGCGCTCCCACGACTGCAGCCTCCAGTGCTCCTACGACACTCGCACCCACCACGCCTACATCCACAAGGTGGACCCCATCCACTACCGCCACTGGGCATCCATCTCTCAGCACAGCCCTCACACAAATGCCAAATAGCAGCACGGTGCCAAGAACAGCAACCCCGGCCACGTTGGCCACACATGCTCAGACTGTGGCGACCACAACAAACACGAGCAGCCCCATGAGCACTCGGCGAAGTCCTTCCAAGCACATGCCTGGTGACACTACGGCAAGCCCTGCAGCCCCTACGCGTCCCCAAGCACAAGGTCCCATTAGCCAGGTGTCAGTGGACCAGCCTGTGGTTAACACAACCCCAgagcccacccccaccctcacagTGGTGACCACCACCAAGGCACAAGCCCAGGAACCAACTGCCAGCCCAGTGCCAGTGCCTCACACCAGCCCAATCCCTGAGGTGGAGGCCACGTCCCCCACGACACAGCCAAGCCCCACGCCATACACCCAGAGGGCCGCTGGGCCAGGCACACCCCAGGCACCAGAGCAGGCAGCGACTGAGGTCACGCCAGGTACTGATTCCACTGGGCCAACACCCAGGAGCTCAGGGGGCCCTAAGATGCTAGCCACGGACTCGTGCCAGCCCAGCACCCAAGGCCAGTACCTGGTGGTCACCACCGCGCCCCTCACCCAGGCCGTGGTGGACAAAACTATCCTCCTGGTGGTGCTGTTACTCGGGGTGACCCTTTTCATCACAGTCTTGGTTTTGTTTGCCCTGCAGGCCTATGAGAGCTATAAGAAGAAGGACTACACCCAGGTGGACTACTTAATCAATGGGATGTATGCGGACTCAGAAATGTGA
- the C14H11orf24 gene encoding uncharacterized protein C11orf24 homolog isoform X3 has protein sequence MCHKGWHGPGVPHHVAFTPCKARPHPATQCQARSSPRRKMAQAGSMPLAAASGNFVPNKMWNGLVKRNASVETVDNKTSEDITMAATSPVTLTKGTSAAHLNSTEVTTEDTSRTDVSEPATSGGAADGAASNAPTTAASSTIAASSAPTTAASSAPTTLAPTTPTSTRWTPSTTATGHPSLSTALTQMPNSSTVPRTATPATLATHAQTVATTTNTSSPMSTRRSPSKHMPGDTTASPAAPTRPQAQGPISQVSVDQPVVNTTPEPTPTLTVVTTTKAQAQEPTASPVPVPHTSPIPEVEATSPTTQPSPTPYTQRAAGPGTPQAPEQAATEVTPGTDSTGPTPRSSGGPKMLATDSCQPSTQGQYLVVTTAPLTQAVVDKTILLVVLLLGVTLFITVLVLFALQAYESYKKKDYTQVDYLINGMYADSEM, from the exons ATGTGCCACAAAGGATGGCATGGCCCGGGAGTGCCCCACCACGTGGCTTTCACCCCCTGCAAAGCCAGACCTCACCCAGCGACACAGTGCCAAGCCCGCAGCTCTCCAAGGAGGAAGATGGCCCAGGCTGGGAGCATGCCCTTAGCAGCGGCCTCTG GCAACTTTGTCCCTAACAAAATGTGGAATGGATTAGTCAAGAGGAATGCATCTGTGGAAACAGTTGATAATAAAACGTCTGAGGATATAACCATGGCAGCAACTTCTCCTGTCACGTTGACCAAAGGGACTTCGGCAGCCCACCTCAACTCTACGGAAGTCACAACAGAGGACACAAGCAGGACAGACGTGAGTGAACCAGCAACTTCAGGAGGTGCAGCTGATGGTGCGGCCTCCAATGCTCCCACGACTGCAGCCTCCAGTACGATTGCAGCCTCCAGCGCTCCCACGACTGCAGCCTCCAGTGCTCCTACGACACTCGCACCCACCACGCCTACATCCACAAGGTGGACCCCATCCACTACCGCCACTGGGCATCCATCTCTCAGCACAGCCCTCACACAAATGCCAAATAGCAGCACGGTGCCAAGAACAGCAACCCCGGCCACGTTGGCCACACATGCTCAGACTGTGGCGACCACAACAAACACGAGCAGCCCCATGAGCACTCGGCGAAGTCCTTCCAAGCACATGCCTGGTGACACTACGGCAAGCCCTGCAGCCCCTACGCGTCCCCAAGCACAAGGTCCCATTAGCCAGGTGTCAGTGGACCAGCCTGTGGTTAACACAACCCCAgagcccacccccaccctcacagTGGTGACCACCACCAAGGCACAAGCCCAGGAACCAACTGCCAGCCCAGTGCCAGTGCCTCACACCAGCCCAATCCCTGAGGTGGAGGCCACGTCCCCCACGACACAGCCAAGCCCCACGCCATACACCCAGAGGGCCGCTGGGCCAGGCACACCCCAGGCACCAGAGCAGGCAGCGACTGAGGTCACGCCAGGTACTGATTCCACTGGGCCAACACCCAGGAGCTCAGGGGGCCCTAAGATGCTAGCCACGGACTCGTGCCAGCCCAGCACCCAAGGCCAGTACCTGGTGGTCACCACCGCGCCCCTCACCCAGGCCGTGGTGGACAAAACTATCCTCCTGGTGGTGCTGTTACTCGGGGTGACCCTTTTCATCACAGTCTTGGTTTTGTTTGCCCTGCAGGCCTATGAGAGCTATAAGAAGAAGGACTACACCCAGGTGGACTACTTAATCAATGGGATGTATGCGGACTCAGAAATGTGA
- the C14H11orf24 gene encoding uncharacterized protein C11orf24 homolog isoform X2 has protein sequence MKITDASVTRVESLPSSHMCHKGWHGPGVPHHVAFTPCKARPHPATQCQARSSPRRKMAQAGSMPLAAASGNFVPNKMWNGLVKRNASVETVDNKTSEDITMAATSPVTLTKGTSAAHLNSTEVTTEDTSRTDVSEPATSGGAADGAASNAPTTAASSTIAASSAPTTAASSAPTTLAPTTPTSTRWTPSTTATGHPSLSTALTQMPNSSTVPRTATPATLATHAQTVATTTNTSSPMSTRRSPSKHMPGDTTASPAAPTRPQAQGPISQVSVDQPVVNTTPEPTPTLTVVTTTKAQAQEPTASPVPVPHTSPIPEVEATSPTTQPSPTPYTQRAAGPGTPQAPEQAATEVTPGTDSTGPTPRSSGGPKMLATDSCQPSTQGQYLVVTTAPLTQAVVDKTILLVVLLLGVTLFITVLVLFALQAYESYKKKDYTQVDYLINGMYADSEM, from the exons ATGAAAATCACAG ATGCATCTGTTACCAGAGTGGAGAGTCTGCCTTCGTCTCACATGTGCCACAAAGGATGGCATGGCCCGGGAGTGCCCCACCACGTGGCTTTCACCCCCTGCAAAGCCAGACCTCACCCAGCGACACAGTGCCAAGCCCGCAGCTCTCCAAGGAGGAAGATGGCCCAGGCTGGGAGCATGCCCTTAGCAGCGGCCTCTG GCAACTTTGTCCCTAACAAAATGTGGAATGGATTAGTCAAGAGGAATGCATCTGTGGAAACAGTTGATAATAAAACGTCTGAGGATATAACCATGGCAGCAACTTCTCCTGTCACGTTGACCAAAGGGACTTCGGCAGCCCACCTCAACTCTACGGAAGTCACAACAGAGGACACAAGCAGGACAGACGTGAGTGAACCAGCAACTTCAGGAGGTGCAGCTGATGGTGCGGCCTCCAATGCTCCCACGACTGCAGCCTCCAGTACGATTGCAGCCTCCAGCGCTCCCACGACTGCAGCCTCCAGTGCTCCTACGACACTCGCACCCACCACGCCTACATCCACAAGGTGGACCCCATCCACTACCGCCACTGGGCATCCATCTCTCAGCACAGCCCTCACACAAATGCCAAATAGCAGCACGGTGCCAAGAACAGCAACCCCGGCCACGTTGGCCACACATGCTCAGACTGTGGCGACCACAACAAACACGAGCAGCCCCATGAGCACTCGGCGAAGTCCTTCCAAGCACATGCCTGGTGACACTACGGCAAGCCCTGCAGCCCCTACGCGTCCCCAAGCACAAGGTCCCATTAGCCAGGTGTCAGTGGACCAGCCTGTGGTTAACACAACCCCAgagcccacccccaccctcacagTGGTGACCACCACCAAGGCACAAGCCCAGGAACCAACTGCCAGCCCAGTGCCAGTGCCTCACACCAGCCCAATCCCTGAGGTGGAGGCCACGTCCCCCACGACACAGCCAAGCCCCACGCCATACACCCAGAGGGCCGCTGGGCCAGGCACACCCCAGGCACCAGAGCAGGCAGCGACTGAGGTCACGCCAGGTACTGATTCCACTGGGCCAACACCCAGGAGCTCAGGGGGCCCTAAGATGCTAGCCACGGACTCGTGCCAGCCCAGCACCCAAGGCCAGTACCTGGTGGTCACCACCGCGCCCCTCACCCAGGCCGTGGTGGACAAAACTATCCTCCTGGTGGTGCTGTTACTCGGGGTGACCCTTTTCATCACAGTCTTGGTTTTGTTTGCCCTGCAGGCCTATGAGAGCTATAAGAAGAAGGACTACACCCAGGTGGACTACTTAATCAATGGGATGTATGCGGACTCAGAAATGTGA